One segment of Trichlorobacter ammonificans DNA contains the following:
- a CDS encoding L,D-transpeptidase family protein encodes MNYRLLLTLLLLLHLTAAAIAADTDLRTETMDMLVHLRQDGAHKRFPDEMRSLDETMATADLYHRTGDTENAERHYRLAAQKGLLIRQHLTAALPQPLVQQPASSAISNQPSEELQPPPPEEPVTSNRLVGTIGEYRVVKGDTLRIVAAKLGVSRGQLATMNDLSSTAKLAIGQVLRYNNRRIVPEHRLKDGIIINIPDRMLYLFQKGKLAFSTPVALGTPTKTEQFVWQTPTGRFKILAKDKDPTWTVPPSIQEEMRLEGKEVITSVPPGPENPLGKYAIKTSLPGILIHSTTKPWSIYTFASHGCIRVYPERMEELFKLVRVNTTGEIIYRPVKLVTTEGGRVFMEVHGDIYEKTKGIEREAHSLIRSRGLADRVDWKKIKRVISRKSGIAEEITRDTVESAQTEVPDHSPS; translated from the coding sequence TCACTGCCGCCGCCATTGCTGCGGATACAGACCTGCGTACGGAAACAATGGATATGCTGGTGCACCTGCGACAGGATGGGGCGCACAAACGATTCCCCGACGAGATGCGCAGCCTTGACGAAACCATGGCCACTGCGGACCTGTACCATCGGACCGGCGACACCGAGAATGCCGAGCGCCACTACCGCCTGGCCGCACAAAAGGGCCTCCTGATCCGGCAGCACCTGACGGCTGCACTACCACAGCCCCTTGTGCAACAGCCGGCCTCCTCAGCCATATCCAACCAGCCGAGCGAAGAGCTCCAGCCACCGCCCCCGGAAGAGCCTGTTACATCCAACCGACTTGTCGGCACTATTGGTGAGTACCGGGTGGTCAAAGGCGACACCCTGCGTATTGTGGCTGCAAAGCTGGGAGTGAGTCGCGGCCAGCTCGCCACTATGAACGATCTGAGCAGCACCGCAAAGCTTGCCATCGGACAGGTGCTGCGCTACAACAACCGCCGTATCGTACCGGAACATCGCCTTAAAGACGGTATCATCATCAACATCCCCGACCGGATGCTTTATCTGTTCCAGAAGGGAAAACTGGCGTTTTCAACCCCCGTCGCCCTGGGCACCCCCACCAAAACCGAGCAGTTCGTCTGGCAGACCCCCACCGGCCGCTTTAAAATCCTCGCCAAAGATAAGGACCCCACGTGGACGGTCCCACCTTCCATTCAGGAAGAAATGCGCCTGGAGGGGAAGGAGGTCATCACCAGTGTACCGCCGGGGCCGGAAAACCCCTTGGGCAAGTATGCCATAAAGACCTCGCTGCCCGGCATCCTGATTCACAGCACCACCAAGCCCTGGTCGATCTACACCTTCGCCAGCCACGGCTGCATACGGGTCTATCCGGAACGGATGGAGGAATTGTTCAAACTGGTCAGGGTGAACACAACGGGAGAAATCATCTATCGCCCCGTCAAACTGGTGACAACCGAGGGTGGGCGAGTCTTTATGGAAGTTCATGGCGACATCTATGAAAAAACCAAGGGAATTGAACGGGAGGCCCACAGCCTGATCCGCAGCCGGGGGCTTGCCGACCGGGTTGACTGGAAAAAAATCAAGCGGGTGATCTCCAGAAAGAGCGGCATTGCCGAGGAGATCACCCGCGATACTGTCGAATCGGCACAGACGGAAGTGCCGGATCACTCTCCCTCGTAG
- a CDS encoding penicillin-binding protein 1A, whose amino-acid sequence MSHEQKTARRIPHQRRGFFSTLLLIVVTLVVVTLLGIGGYVAFLMAKLPKVDRLADYKPPVVSQVYGDDGTLVGEFYLERRIVVPVNRMPRKLIQAFVAAEDANFYSHKGIDYIGIVRAAFKNLITMRKKEGASTITQQVTKTMLLTPEKKLSRKIKEAILAKRMEERLTKDEILYLYLNQIYLGAGAYGVEAAAETYFGKSVDQLSLAEMAILAGLPKAPNAYSPIKNLARAKERQNYVLERMVAEGYITQAEAEHARKTPLTILPGRRAMNDQVAYFLEQMRIYLESRYGEDQLYKGGLKIYTTMNAAMQRAAYESVRAGLKAVDKRQGFRGALKYLKQEEVEGYCNKVEEGIDSAALKQGDTYTGVIVGINPSKGEALVRVGDRTGLLARKGMAWAGRLNLLNNYGKPDKPSKALPLGAVVEVQVVTPDVNRQGAVFELDQTPEVQGALVSIDPTTGGIKAMIGGYDFRKSQFNRAVQAKRNAGSAFKPIIYAAALEKGFTAATVIEDSEVEYPAGLGKTWKPRNYDNTYRGPVTMREALTQSINVVSVKILERIGVDYAVEFAKRLGFTSKIEPNLSLALGAASVSPLELTSAYTAFANKGVYLRPFSIVKVTDNAGTILEQRPAQVVPPPPPAVPTEAVDGQQPAVPAPPKQPALPSDGAPLVPPPSQATTPEVAYLITNLMESVVQSGTGHRAAAIKRPVAGKTGTTNEMKDAWFIGYVPQLVTGVWVGFDNQERSLGSGGSGGLAAAPIWADFMMKAVAGMPVQAFETPESVSMVRVNARSGKLARGSEGVQESFIKGTEPTAYEGE is encoded by the coding sequence ATGTCTCACGAACAAAAGACAGCTCGTCGCATTCCGCACCAACGCCGGGGCTTTTTTTCCACCCTGCTGTTGATTGTCGTCACGCTGGTTGTCGTTACCCTGCTGGGGATTGGCGGGTATGTTGCCTTCCTGATGGCGAAGCTCCCCAAGGTTGACCGGCTGGCGGACTACAAACCGCCGGTGGTTTCCCAAGTGTATGGCGATGACGGTACGCTGGTGGGGGAGTTCTACCTGGAACGGCGGATCGTGGTGCCGGTGAACCGGATGCCCCGCAAGCTGATCCAGGCATTTGTCGCTGCGGAGGACGCCAATTTTTACTCCCACAAGGGAATCGACTATATCGGTATCGTGCGGGCCGCCTTCAAGAACCTGATCACCATGCGCAAGAAGGAAGGGGCGTCCACCATCACCCAGCAGGTAACCAAGACCATGCTGCTGACGCCGGAGAAAAAGCTCTCCCGTAAAATCAAGGAAGCAATCCTGGCGAAACGGATGGAGGAACGGCTGACCAAGGACGAGATCCTCTACCTGTATCTCAACCAGATTTATCTCGGCGCCGGTGCCTACGGCGTCGAGGCGGCGGCGGAAACCTACTTCGGCAAATCGGTCGATCAGCTGAGTCTGGCCGAAATGGCCATCCTGGCCGGTCTGCCCAAGGCACCCAACGCTTATTCTCCCATCAAGAACCTGGCCAGGGCCAAGGAACGTCAAAACTACGTGCTGGAACGAATGGTAGCGGAGGGATACATCACCCAGGCCGAGGCTGAACATGCCCGTAAGACGCCGCTGACGATCCTGCCCGGACGCCGGGCCATGAACGACCAGGTGGCCTATTTCCTGGAGCAGATGCGTATCTACCTGGAGTCGCGGTACGGCGAGGACCAGCTCTACAAGGGGGGGCTGAAGATCTATACCACCATGAACGCCGCCATGCAGCGGGCGGCCTACGAGTCGGTGCGGGCCGGACTGAAAGCGGTGGACAAGCGCCAGGGGTTCAGGGGAGCGTTGAAATATCTCAAGCAGGAAGAGGTTGAGGGGTATTGCAACAAGGTTGAGGAAGGGATTGATAGCGCCGCCCTCAAGCAGGGAGACACCTATACCGGTGTGATCGTAGGGATAAATCCTTCCAAGGGGGAGGCGCTGGTACGGGTGGGGGATCGTACCGGTCTGTTGGCCCGCAAGGGCATGGCCTGGGCCGGCCGGCTGAACCTGCTGAACAACTATGGCAAGCCGGACAAGCCGTCGAAAGCACTGCCGCTGGGGGCGGTGGTTGAGGTGCAGGTCGTTACGCCCGATGTCAACCGCCAGGGGGCAGTGTTCGAGTTGGACCAGACGCCGGAGGTACAGGGGGCGCTGGTCTCCATTGATCCGACGACCGGCGGCATTAAGGCCATGATTGGCGGCTATGACTTCCGCAAGAGTCAGTTTAACCGTGCGGTACAGGCCAAGCGCAATGCCGGGTCGGCCTTCAAGCCGATCATCTATGCGGCTGCTTTGGAAAAAGGGTTCACCGCAGCGACGGTCATCGAGGACTCCGAGGTGGAATACCCTGCCGGACTGGGCAAAACCTGGAAGCCGAGGAACTACGACAATACCTATCGCGGTCCGGTCACCATGCGGGAGGCGTTGACCCAGTCCATCAACGTGGTCAGTGTAAAGATACTGGAGCGGATCGGGGTCGACTACGCAGTGGAGTTTGCGAAGCGGCTCGGCTTCACCTCGAAGATCGAGCCCAATCTTTCTCTGGCCCTGGGGGCAGCCAGTGTGTCGCCGCTGGAATTGACATCCGCCTATACGGCGTTTGCCAACAAAGGGGTCTATCTGCGGCCATTCTCCATTGTCAAGGTCACCGATAATGCCGGCACCATACTGGAGCAGCGGCCGGCACAGGTCGTGCCGCCACCACCACCGGCCGTGCCGACGGAAGCCGTCGACGGTCAGCAGCCGGCAGTACCGGCTCCGCCCAAGCAGCCAGCCCTGCCGTCCGACGGAGCCCCGCTGGTCCCGCCGCCTTCCCAGGCCACCACACCCGAAGTCGCCTACCTGATCACCAACCTGATGGAGTCGGTGGTGCAAAGCGGTACCGGACACCGGGCAGCCGCCATCAAGCGTCCCGTTGCCGGTAAAACCGGTACCACCAATGAGATGAAGGACGCTTGGTTCATCGGTTACGTTCCGCAACTGGTGACCGGCGTCTGGGTTGGCTTCGACAACCAGGAGCGTTCGCTGGGCTCCGGCGGCTCCGGTGGGCTGGCGGCCGCCCCTATCTGGGCTGATTTCATGATGAAGGCGGTAGCCGGCATGCCGGTCCAGGCATTCGAAACGCCTGAAAGCGTTTCCATGGTCAGGGTCAATGCCAGAAGCGGCAAACTTGCCCGGGGGAGCGAAGGAGTTCAGGAGTCGTTCATCAAGGGAACGGAGCCGACGGCCTACGAGGGAGAGTGA
- a CDS encoding c-type heme family protein, producing MRITAKLTLIISLLLIVLLIVLAWTSYHHDQEMLLQESVEKARTIARQIVETREHLSSVVRAEQAEQNYELIPQVAATRITQRLTKGTPYYVRQVSQRFRNPLNRPDPYEQAVLRQFADASIAERYEVVSQNGAETLRYLLPMVAEQSCLVCHGSFETAPRFVQQRFPKGHPSYNYRTGELIGAISVSVPLEALHNRILHNLAQEQALQGSILLVLVLLTGWLIHRTILAPVSRVAEGIATVTRSGTFSTRIEPRGHDEIGRLVEAFNDLMAELERRTRQRAESDERYRNFIEIAQSPIVTFLPDGKIVIANQKAEKLFGLTREELLGQCIFDFMEDPLPLRQGLEDYFSAGSSQVLGNASRQTLRDVCGRCFEVEMVVSVSQSEHEAMFSAILRLTPKGD from the coding sequence ATGCGCATCACCGCAAAACTGACCCTGATCATCAGCCTGCTGTTGATCGTTCTCCTCATCGTCCTGGCCTGGACCTCCTATCACCATGACCAGGAGATGCTGCTCCAGGAATCGGTGGAAAAGGCACGGACCATTGCCCGCCAGATCGTGGAGACCCGTGAACACCTTTCATCGGTGGTCAGGGCGGAGCAGGCTGAGCAGAACTATGAGTTGATTCCCCAGGTTGCAGCGACCCGCATTACCCAGCGCCTGACCAAGGGAACCCCCTATTACGTTCGCCAAGTATCCCAACGCTTCCGTAATCCGCTGAACCGCCCGGACCCCTATGAACAGGCAGTGCTCAGACAGTTTGCCGATGCGAGTATCGCGGAGCGCTACGAGGTGGTCAGCCAGAACGGCGCTGAAACCCTGCGCTACCTGCTCCCCATGGTGGCCGAACAATCCTGTCTCGTGTGCCATGGCAGTTTCGAAACGGCCCCCCGCTTCGTGCAGCAGCGCTTTCCCAAGGGACACCCTTCCTACAACTATCGGACCGGAGAGCTGATCGGCGCCATATCGGTATCCGTGCCGCTTGAGGCGCTGCACAACAGAATACTGCACAACCTCGCCCAGGAGCAGGCGTTGCAGGGGAGTATCCTGCTGGTGCTGGTCCTGCTGACCGGCTGGCTGATCCATCGCACCATCCTCGCACCGGTTTCCCGGGTTGCGGAAGGAATTGCCACCGTGACCCGGTCCGGCACATTCTCCACCCGTATCGAACCGCGGGGACATGACGAAATCGGTCGCCTGGTGGAGGCGTTCAACGATCTGATGGCCGAACTGGAACGACGTACCCGGCAACGGGCCGAATCGGATGAGCGCTACCGTAACTTCATCGAAATCGCCCAGTCGCCCATCGTTACGTTCCTGCCCGACGGCAAGATCGTTATTGCCAATCAAAAGGCCGAAAAGCTGTTCGGCCTCACTCGGGAGGAGCTGCTCGGCCAGTGCATTTTCGACTTCATGGAAGATCCGTTGCCGCTCAGGCAGGGTCTTGAAGACTACTTTTCCGCCGGCAGCAGCCAAGTGCTGGGCAACGCCAGCCGCCAGACCCTGCGGGACGTCTGCGGTCGCTGTTTCGAGGTGGAAATGGTCGTGTCCGTCTCACAGAGTGAGCATGAGGCCATGTTTTCCGCTATCCTTCGCCTCACCCCCAAAGGGGACTAA
- the uvrA gene encoding excinuclease ABC subunit UvrA: MPHDQIIIKGANEHNLKCIDVTIPRDQLVVITGLSGSGKSTLAFDTIYAEGQRRYVESLSAYARQFLEQMEKPDVESIEGLSPAISIEQKTTSKNPRSTVGTVTEIYDYLRLLFARIGRPHCYCCGKPITAQTVSQMVDRIMALPEGTKLLLLSPMIRGRKGEYKKELQQLRKEGFTRVVIDGVQRELTEEIELDKKKKHDIDIVVDRLVVKEGIARRLADSLETALGHAEGVVTVEIVEGERLTFSEKFACTDCGISYPEIAPRMFSFNNPYGACPDCTGLGTRMYFDAEMVVPNPELSLREGAIAPWEKRLGSPFHQMILECLAQEFRFDLTTPFRELPETVRSMLLQGTGEQEVTFWWEDNRGKRHTYKKTFEGVLNNLERRYRETDSEAVREELAPYMNVMPCPTCNGARLKPEALHIRVADRTIQQVTALAIRDCLAFFTTLELTDKEQEIARRILKEIRERLGFLVNVGLDYLSLDRTAGTLSGGEGQRIRLATQIGSSLVGVLYILDEPSIGLHQRDNDRLLATLRHLRDIGNTVLVVEHDEDTILAADHVIDMGPGAGVHGGEVVAQGTPRQIMDNPASLTGRYLSGDLTIAVPKKRRKAERHITILGAAENNLKGIDVELPLGVMTCVTGVSGSGKSTLVIDTLHKVLSQRLYRSREKAGACRDILGLEYLDKVINIDQSPIGRTPRSNPATYTGVFGDIRDLFAGLPESKVRGYKPGRYSFNVKGGRCEACAGDGIIKIEMHFLPDVYVQCDVCHGARYNRETLEVLYKGKSIADVLNMTVEQAVEFLGAIPRIKNKLQTLLEVGLGYITLGQSATTLSGGEAQRVKLAKELSRRATGRTIYILDEPTTGLHFEDIRKLLEVLHRLVEAGNTIVIIEHNLDVIKTADWLIDLGPEGGDRGGEVVAAGTPEQIAKVTRSWTGKFLRKML; encoded by the coding sequence ATGCCGCACGATCAGATCATCATCAAAGGTGCCAACGAGCACAACCTCAAATGCATCGACGTCACCATTCCCCGGGACCAGCTGGTGGTGATCACCGGCCTGTCCGGTTCCGGCAAGTCCACCCTGGCCTTTGACACCATCTACGCCGAAGGGCAGCGCCGTTACGTGGAATCGTTGTCCGCCTACGCCCGCCAGTTCCTTGAGCAGATGGAAAAGCCGGACGTGGAGTCCATCGAGGGGCTGTCCCCGGCCATCTCCATCGAGCAGAAGACCACCTCCAAAAACCCCCGCTCCACCGTCGGCACGGTGACGGAGATTTACGACTACCTGCGCCTGCTCTTTGCCCGCATCGGCCGGCCCCACTGCTATTGCTGCGGCAAGCCGATCACGGCCCAGACCGTGTCCCAGATGGTGGACCGGATCATGGCACTGCCGGAGGGGACGAAACTTTTGCTGCTTTCCCCCATGATCCGGGGACGCAAGGGGGAGTACAAGAAAGAGCTGCAGCAGTTGCGCAAGGAGGGGTTCACCCGGGTGGTGATCGACGGGGTCCAGCGGGAGCTGACCGAGGAGATCGAGCTGGACAAGAAGAAAAAGCACGATATCGACATCGTGGTGGACCGGCTGGTGGTGAAGGAGGGGATCGCCCGGCGTCTGGCCGACTCCCTGGAGACCGCACTGGGCCATGCCGAGGGGGTTGTGACCGTGGAAATCGTGGAGGGCGAGCGGCTGACCTTTTCGGAAAAGTTCGCCTGCACCGACTGCGGCATCTCCTACCCCGAGATCGCGCCGCGGATGTTTTCCTTCAACAACCCCTACGGCGCCTGCCCTGACTGCACCGGCCTGGGCACCCGGATGTACTTCGATGCCGAGATGGTGGTGCCCAACCCGGAGCTGTCCCTGCGGGAAGGGGCCATCGCCCCCTGGGAGAAGCGGCTGGGCAGCCCGTTCCACCAGATGATTCTGGAGTGCCTGGCCCAGGAGTTTCGCTTCGACCTCACCACGCCGTTCCGTGAGCTGCCGGAGACGGTACGGAGCATGCTGCTGCAGGGCACCGGCGAGCAGGAGGTGACCTTCTGGTGGGAGGACAACCGGGGCAAGCGCCATACCTACAAGAAGACCTTCGAGGGGGTGCTGAACAACCTGGAACGCCGTTACCGGGAGACCGATTCCGAGGCGGTGCGGGAGGAGCTGGCTCCCTACATGAACGTCATGCCCTGCCCCACCTGCAACGGTGCCCGCCTGAAGCCGGAGGCCCTGCATATCCGGGTGGCGGACCGTACCATCCAGCAGGTGACCGCCCTGGCCATCAGGGACTGCCTGGCGTTCTTCACCACCCTGGAGCTGACCGACAAGGAGCAGGAGATCGCCCGGCGGATTCTGAAGGAGATCCGGGAGCGGCTGGGGTTCCTGGTGAACGTGGGGCTGGACTACCTTTCCCTGGACCGCACCGCCGGCACCCTGTCCGGCGGCGAAGGGCAGCGGATCAGGCTGGCCACCCAGATCGGCTCCTCCCTGGTGGGGGTGCTGTACATCCTGGACGAGCCCTCCATTGGTCTGCACCAGCGGGACAACGACCGGCTGCTGGCCACCCTGCGCCATCTGCGGGATATCGGCAACACCGTGCTGGTGGTGGAGCATGACGAGGACACCATCCTGGCGGCGGATCATGTGATCGACATGGGGCCCGGCGCCGGGGTCCACGGCGGGGAAGTGGTGGCCCAGGGGACTCCCCGGCAGATCATGGACAATCCGGCGTCGCTCACCGGCCGCTACCTGTCCGGGGATCTGACCATTGCTGTGCCGAAAAAGCGGCGCAAGGCGGAACGCCATATCACCATTCTGGGCGCTGCGGAGAACAACCTGAAGGGGATCGACGTGGAACTGCCCCTGGGGGTGATGACTTGCGTCACCGGGGTCTCCGGCTCCGGCAAATCCACCCTGGTGATCGACACCCTGCACAAGGTGCTCTCCCAGCGGCTCTACCGCAGCCGGGAAAAGGCCGGCGCCTGTCGTGACATCCTGGGGCTGGAGTACCTGGACAAGGTGATCAACATCGACCAGTCCCCCATCGGCCGCACCCCCCGCAGCAACCCGGCTACCTACACCGGCGTGTTCGGCGATATCCGCGACCTGTTCGCCGGGCTGCCGGAGTCCAAGGTGCGGGGTTACAAGCCGGGCCGCTACTCCTTCAACGTCAAGGGGGGACGCTGCGAGGCCTGCGCCGGGGACGGCATCATCAAGATCGAGATGCACTTCCTGCCCGATGTCTACGTGCAGTGCGACGTCTGCCACGGGGCCCGCTACAACCGGGAGACCCTGGAGGTGCTGTACAAGGGGAAATCCATCGCCGATGTGCTGAACATGACCGTGGAGCAGGCGGTGGAGTTCCTGGGGGCCATCCCCCGCATCAAGAACAAACTGCAGACCCTGCTGGAGGTGGGGCTGGGTTACATCACCCTGGGGCAGTCGGCCACCACCCTGTCCGGCGGCGAGGCCCAGCGGGTGAAGCTGGCCAAGGAACTGTCCCGCCGGGCCACGGGCCGCACCATTTACATCCTGGACGAGCCGACCACCGGCCTGCATTTCGAGGATATCCGCAAGCTGCTGGAGGTGCTGCACCGCTTGGTGGAGGCCGGCAACACCATCGTGATCATCGAACATAATCTGGATGTGATCAAAACCGCCGACTGGCTCATCGATCTGGGGCCGGAGGGGGGAGATCGGGGAGGCGAGGTGGTGGCTGCCGGCACTCCGGAGCAGATAGCGAAGGTAACCAGGTCATGGACCGGAAAATTCCTGAGGAAAATGCTATGA
- a CDS encoding glycoside hydrolase family 3 protein: MPGLLGGCAVTPTVPGTVLSTPQSWSLERKLAQMLLIGFPGETLAPGSPIHQTVQVHGVGGVVLFDNNVDQGVTGRNITAPAQTKALTTALREAAAVPLFIAVDQEGGLVARLKERSGFPPSLSARYLGEQNRSELTRSAADSIAATLAEYGFNLNLAPVVDLNLNPDNPVIAFKERSFSADPAVVTAHAATFIASHRRHRILTCLKHFPGHGSSHHDSHLGLTDVTRSWSDGELRPYRNLIQRELCDMVMTAHTFNTAIDPDYPATLSKATIDGILRKRLGFDGVVVSDDLYMGAIMRHYRYETAVEKAINAGVDLLVVANDKAYQPDIVPRTIELLLKLVETGRIPRERIDQACRRIMALKQDRVVA; this comes from the coding sequence TTGCCCGGCCTGTTGGGCGGCTGCGCCGTCACCCCTACCGTTCCCGGCACGGTATTGTCGACTCCGCAGAGCTGGTCGCTGGAACGCAAACTGGCTCAGATGCTGCTGATAGGGTTCCCCGGCGAGACGCTTGCTCCCGGCAGCCCGATCCACCAGACAGTCCAGGTCCACGGTGTCGGCGGCGTGGTGTTGTTCGACAATAATGTAGACCAGGGAGTTACCGGCCGCAACATCACTGCCCCAGCCCAAACGAAAGCCCTGACCACGGCCCTGCGCGAAGCCGCAGCGGTACCGCTCTTCATCGCCGTGGACCAGGAAGGGGGCTTAGTTGCCCGCTTGAAGGAGCGTTCCGGCTTTCCCCCGTCGCTCTCGGCCCGCTACCTGGGAGAACAGAACCGGTCGGAGTTGACCCGCTCCGCTGCCGACAGCATCGCCGCCACCCTGGCAGAGTACGGCTTCAACCTGAACCTGGCACCGGTGGTGGACCTGAATCTCAACCCGGACAACCCGGTGATCGCCTTCAAGGAGCGCAGCTTTTCAGCCGACCCTGCCGTGGTGACAGCCCATGCGGCGACGTTCATCGCCAGTCACCGCAGGCACCGCATCCTGACCTGCCTGAAGCATTTCCCCGGTCACGGCAGCTCCCACCATGATTCGCACCTGGGGCTGACGGATGTGACCCGTTCCTGGAGCGACGGTGAGCTGCGTCCCTACCGGAACCTGATTCAGCGGGAGCTGTGTGACATGGTGATGACCGCCCACACCTTCAATACCGCCATTGATCCGGACTACCCCGCAACCCTGTCCAAAGCAACCATTGACGGCATTCTGCGCAAGCGACTCGGCTTTGACGGCGTGGTGGTCAGCGACGATCTGTACATGGGAGCCATCATGCGGCACTACCGTTACGAAACTGCCGTGGAAAAAGCGATCAACGCCGGGGTTGACCTGCTGGTGGTGGCCAACGACAAGGCCTATCAGCCGGACATCGTACCCCGCACCATCGAACTGCTGCTGAAGCTGGTAGAAACGGGACGGATACCGCGGGAACGGATCGATCAGGCTTGCCGACGGATCATGGCATTGAAACAGGACCGCGTCGTTGCCTGA
- a CDS encoding STAS domain-containing protein: MEIREHREAGGIVLSIAGRMDAITTPTYEGKLHELIASGDTRVVIDFGSLDYISSAGLRALLTTAKALKAAAGEVRFARITGTVKDVFDISGFGSIFPIYPTVADALASFT, encoded by the coding sequence ATGGAGATACGGGAACATCGGGAGGCAGGCGGCATCGTACTGTCCATCGCCGGCAGAATGGATGCAATCACCACGCCGACCTACGAAGGGAAACTGCATGAACTGATCGCCAGCGGCGACACGAGGGTCGTCATTGACTTCGGCAGCCTGGACTACATCAGCAGTGCCGGCCTGCGGGCGCTGCTGACGACCGCAAAGGCCCTCAAGGCTGCGGCGGGAGAGGTTCGCTTCGCCCGGATCACCGGCACCGTCAAGGACGTGTTCGACATATCCGGCTTCGGTTCAATCTTTCCGATATACCCCACCGTCGCCGATGCCCTGGCATCCTTCACCTGA
- a CDS encoding NAD(P)/FAD-dependent oxidoreductase — protein sequence MSERETRKTKRVVIVGMGFGGIRAAQCLADCGLEVVLVDRNNYHLFQPLLYQVATAGLEQESIAYPVRALIRGWKNLSFRMTEVTGLSLEDRYVQTEAGGIAYDYLILAGGSETNYFGNKGVEQHAFDLKRLPDAESLRNTILGIFEQAVQVRDPELRRQLLTFVVVGGGPTGVEFAGALSELIRYVFRKDYPTLDLDESRVILLEAAPAILLAMPEKLREYAKKNLERMGVEVRCNTMVADAGPGTVTLAGGEVIVARTLFWSAGVKAAPLAGMVPGDKGPGGRIPVNPDLSLPGYDGVFVVGDMALVMQDGKPLPMVAPVAMQQGRYAARAILQREQGGQPEPFRYRDKGSMATIGRSSAVATGFGVSLSGYFAWLAWLFLHLYYLIGFRNRIVVLLNWAWYYWFHERQVRLITTPECTEPVLPKENNHG from the coding sequence ATGAGCGAACGGGAAACCAGGAAAACGAAGCGGGTTGTCATCGTGGGGATGGGGTTTGGCGGCATCCGGGCCGCCCAGTGCCTGGCCGATTGCGGTCTCGAGGTGGTGCTGGTGGACCGGAACAACTATCACCTGTTTCAGCCGCTGCTCTACCAGGTGGCCACCGCCGGTCTGGAGCAGGAGTCCATCGCCTACCCGGTGCGGGCCCTGATTCGGGGCTGGAAGAACCTCTCCTTCCGGATGACCGAGGTCACCGGGCTCAGTCTGGAAGACCGCTACGTGCAGACCGAAGCGGGGGGGATCGCCTACGACTACCTGATCCTGGCCGGGGGGAGCGAGACCAACTACTTCGGCAACAAGGGGGTTGAGCAGCACGCCTTTGACCTGAAGCGGCTGCCTGATGCCGAATCGTTGCGTAACACCATCCTGGGGATCTTCGAGCAGGCGGTGCAGGTGCGTGACCCGGAGCTGCGACGGCAACTGCTGACCTTCGTGGTGGTGGGGGGCGGCCCCACCGGGGTGGAGTTTGCCGGCGCCCTGTCGGAACTGATCCGTTACGTGTTCCGCAAGGACTACCCGACCCTGGATCTGGATGAAAGCCGGGTCATTCTGCTGGAGGCGGCCCCTGCCATCCTGCTGGCCATGCCGGAAAAACTGCGGGAGTACGCCAAAAAAAACCTCGAACGGATGGGCGTGGAGGTGCGCTGTAACACCATGGTGGCCGACGCCGGGCCCGGAACCGTGACCCTGGCCGGCGGCGAGGTGATCGTGGCCCGCACCCTGTTCTGGTCCGCAGGCGTCAAGGCGGCTCCCCTGGCCGGCATGGTTCCCGGCGACAAGGGGCCCGGCGGCCGGATACCGGTGAATCCCGACCTCTCCCTGCCGGGGTACGACGGGGTCTTCGTGGTGGGGGATATGGCCCTGGTGATGCAGGACGGCAAGCCGCTGCCGATGGTGGCACCGGTGGCGATGCAGCAGGGACGCTACGCGGCCCGGGCCATCCTGCAACGGGAACAGGGGGGGCAGCCGGAACCGTTCCGCTACCGGGACAAGGGGAGCATGGCCACCATCGGCCGCAGCTCCGCCGTGGCCACCGGCTTCGGTGTCTCTCTGTCCGGCTACTTTGCCTGGCTGGCTTGGCTGTTCCTGCACCTGTACTACCTGATCGGCTTCCGGAACCGGATCGTGGTGCTCCTGAATTGGGCTTGGTACTACTGGTTCCACGAGCGCCAGGTCCGGCTGATCACCACCCCGGAGTGCACCGAACCGGTGCTGCCAAAGGAGAACAACCATGGTTAA